The genomic interval GGCGCTGCTGGACCGCGGGGCGCGGGATCACGCCGCGATCCGCAACGCCTACGAGAAGCGACCCGGCGAATGGACCCTTCCCTGGGCGATCCTCCCGGAGTTGGATTACATGGTAGCCGCAAGACTGGGCACGGCTGTAGCTGCTGCGCTGCGCCGGGACCTTGCCGACGGCAGATTCATGATCGAGTGGGGAAGCCTGGCGGACCTGAGGCGGGCGGAGGAACTGAACGCGACTTACCGTTCTCTGCGCTTGGGACTCGTGGATGGCGTGGTCATGGCCGTGGCCGAGCGACTCCGCGCCCGGGCGATCGCGACCGTAGATCTGCGTAATTTTGGAGCCGTAT from Candidatus Palauibacter australiensis carries:
- a CDS encoding PIN domain-containing protein, which encodes MIVADTSAMLALLDRGARDHAAIRNAYEKRPGEWTLPWAILPELDYMVAARLGTAVAAALRRDLADGRFMIEWGSLADLRRAEELNATYRSLRLGLVDGVVMAVAERLRARAIATVDLRNFGAVSIDGQPQLWPRDL